The following coding sequences are from one Marinoscillum sp. 108 window:
- a CDS encoding FAD-binding and (Fe-S)-binding domain-containing protein — protein MNFDLLEKQLEGELFTDETTRKLYATDASAYREIPLAVAIPESDADIVALIRFANEHGTSVIPRTAGTSLAGQVVGGGIVVDVSKHFNQILEINEKEGWARVQPGIVRDDLNAALKPYGYFFAPETSTANRAMIGGMIGNNSCGSNSIVYGSTREHLMEVNTILADGSQAWFGPLDMNAFLARCNGMSTSGELEASIYFQIKEMLSDQENLGAIKEGFPKASVPRRNTGYAIDMLAEMVPFKENGAVFNFSKLIAGSEGTLAFVTSAKIKLTPIAPPHKRLVCIHCHTIDESLRANLVALKHQPTACELMDHYVLEATKRNITYRDYRFFVEGDPQAILVAELTHDSEEAADVAAAALIKDLQDAGYGYSFPVIAGEDIKKVWGLRKAGLGLLSNVAGDAKPAPVIEDTAVDVQDLPEYIAEFNEILARHDLFCVHYAHAGSGELHLRPIIDLKTADGRRLFRTIAEEIATLVKKYKGSLSGEHGDGRLRGEFIPQMVGEHNYELIKKVKQTWDPKNILNPGKIVNTPPMDTSLRYEENQVTREFETVLDFSDTEGYLRAAEQCNGSGDCRKTELSGGTMCPSYMATRNEKETTRARANILREMLTRSEEANPFAHEEIKEVMDLCLSCKGCKSECPSNVDMGKLKQEWQYQYYKEKGVPFRSRLIGNFAGGMKLASWVPWGYRFTFGNQVTSTLAKSVMGFAQKRSMPKLSKQTWERWFKKEFKPTVSEPIKQVYLFIDELLNYNEAEIGITTVKLLDKLGYEVVYIEHQESGRSFLSKGLLDKAKSLARANVDLFKNLIDEETPLIGVEPSAILTFRDEYPDLLRGEDKEAAKAIAANTFMVEEFLAKELEAGHIDLSLFREQKQLIKLHGHCQQKALSSLTPVKKILTKMGSNEVHLIPSGCCGMAGSFGYEKEHYDLSMQIGELVLFPTVRKQPEEVIIAAAGTSCRHQVKDGTGRVAKHPVEIIWEALK, from the coding sequence ATGAATTTTGACCTGCTTGAAAAGCAACTAGAGGGAGAACTCTTCACCGATGAGACCACCAGAAAGCTGTATGCTACGGACGCTTCGGCTTACCGTGAGATTCCCCTGGCTGTGGCCATTCCTGAGTCGGATGCGGACATTGTCGCACTTATTCGGTTTGCCAATGAGCATGGAACCTCGGTCATTCCCCGCACGGCCGGCACCTCTCTCGCCGGTCAGGTGGTGGGCGGAGGCATCGTGGTGGATGTGTCCAAGCATTTCAATCAGATACTAGAGATCAACGAAAAAGAAGGCTGGGCCAGGGTGCAGCCAGGCATCGTGCGCGACGACCTGAATGCCGCACTGAAGCCTTACGGCTATTTCTTTGCGCCGGAAACTTCCACAGCCAACCGAGCCATGATCGGCGGGATGATCGGTAACAACAGCTGTGGCAGCAACTCCATCGTCTACGGCAGTACACGCGAACACCTGATGGAAGTGAATACGATTCTGGCAGATGGCAGCCAGGCGTGGTTTGGCCCATTGGATATGAATGCCTTCCTGGCGCGATGCAACGGCATGAGTACCTCCGGTGAACTGGAGGCATCGATCTACTTTCAGATCAAGGAAATGTTATCGGATCAGGAGAACCTGGGAGCCATCAAAGAGGGCTTCCCGAAGGCTTCTGTCCCCCGAAGAAATACAGGCTATGCCATCGACATGCTGGCAGAAATGGTTCCATTCAAAGAAAATGGTGCGGTTTTTAATTTTTCAAAGCTGATAGCAGGCTCAGAGGGAACGCTGGCATTTGTCACATCCGCTAAAATCAAGCTGACGCCCATCGCTCCACCACATAAGCGGCTGGTATGTATCCACTGCCATACCATCGATGAGTCCTTGCGGGCCAATCTGGTAGCCCTTAAGCATCAGCCCACGGCTTGTGAGCTGATGGATCACTATGTGCTGGAGGCCACCAAAAGAAATATTACCTATCGCGATTATCGCTTTTTTGTGGAAGGTGATCCACAGGCCATATTGGTGGCAGAGCTCACCCACGATTCGGAGGAGGCTGCTGATGTGGCAGCCGCTGCCCTGATCAAAGATTTACAGGACGCAGGATATGGATACTCTTTTCCGGTGATTGCCGGAGAGGATATCAAAAAGGTGTGGGGATTGAGAAAAGCTGGCCTGGGCCTATTGTCCAATGTGGCCGGAGATGCCAAGCCTGCTCCGGTGATCGAAGACACGGCTGTGGATGTGCAGGATCTGCCGGAATACATTGCAGAATTTAATGAGATACTGGCCAGGCATGACCTCTTCTGTGTGCACTATGCCCACGCAGGCTCAGGGGAATTGCACTTGCGCCCGATCATTGACCTTAAAACAGCAGATGGAAGACGGCTTTTCAGAACCATAGCTGAGGAGATCGCCACGCTGGTAAAGAAATATAAGGGATCGCTCTCCGGGGAGCATGGAGATGGACGCTTGCGTGGAGAGTTTATTCCACAGATGGTCGGTGAGCACAACTATGAACTCATCAAAAAGGTGAAGCAGACCTGGGATCCTAAGAACATTCTCAATCCGGGTAAGATCGTGAACACACCTCCGATGGATACCAGCCTGCGGTATGAAGAGAATCAGGTAACCCGGGAGTTTGAGACGGTGTTGGATTTTTCTGATACTGAGGGGTATCTGCGGGCCGCAGAGCAGTGTAATGGCTCCGGAGACTGTAGAAAAACCGAGCTCAGCGGAGGCACGATGTGTCCGAGTTACATGGCTACCCGCAACGAAAAGGAGACCACCAGAGCCCGGGCCAACATCCTTCGGGAGATGCTCACCAGGTCCGAGGAGGCCAATCCTTTTGCTCATGAGGAGATCAAGGAAGTGATGGACCTCTGCCTGAGCTGCAAGGGCTGCAAGTCTGAGTGCCCTTCCAACGTAGACATGGGTAAGCTCAAGCAGGAGTGGCAGTATCAATACTACAAAGAAAAGGGCGTGCCTTTCAGGAGCCGACTCATTGGGAACTTCGCCGGAGGCATGAAGCTGGCATCATGGGTGCCCTGGGGCTATCGGTTCACTTTTGGCAATCAGGTCACTTCTACCCTGGCCAAGTCGGTGATGGGATTTGCCCAAAAACGAAGCATGCCAAAGCTCTCCAAGCAAACTTGGGAACGCTGGTTCAAAAAGGAATTTAAGCCTACGGTGAGTGAGCCTATCAAACAAGTCTATCTATTTATTGATGAGTTGCTCAACTACAATGAAGCGGAGATTGGAATCACTACCGTCAAACTACTGGATAAGCTTGGGTATGAAGTGGTATACATTGAGCATCAGGAGTCTGGTCGTAGTTTCTTGTCCAAAGGACTGCTGGATAAGGCCAAATCATTAGCACGGGCCAATGTGGATTTATTCAAAAACCTGATCGATGAAGAGACTCCGCTGATCGGGGTGGAGCCCTCGGCCATTCTCACTTTTAGGGACGAGTACCCTGACCTGCTGAGGGGTGAGGATAAAGAAGCCGCCAAAGCTATTGCTGCCAACACCTTTATGGTAGAGGAGTTCTTAGCTAAGGAATTGGAGGCTGGTCACATCGATTTGTCGCTTTTCAGGGAGCAAAAACAACTCATCAAACTGCATGGCCATTGTCAACAGAAGGCCCTATCCTCTTTGACACCTGTCAAAAAAATACTGACAAAAATGGGAAGCAATGAGGTACACCTCATCCCTTCGGGATGCTGTGGGATGGCCGGTTCATTTGGGTACGAAAAGGAGCATTATGACCTCTCCATGCAAATTGGCGAGTTGGTGCTCTTCCCTACCGTGCGCAAGCAGCCAGAGGAGGTGATCATTGCTGCTGCAGGTACCAGCTGCCGTCATCAGGTAAAGGATGGCACCGGCAGAGTGGCCAAACATCCGGTGGAGATTATCTGGGAGGCTTTGAAGTAA
- a CDS encoding nucleotidyltransferase domain-containing protein — MILQPKQIQKVITLVTEQIGVVKGIYVFGSGAGTGYTDESDVDLALLPQKQIATEVLWELKNQLSDLVRREVDLVDLSVATTVLAMQVVSGGVRIYSSEPLASERYETLIFSMYLTLNDDRKGILEEIEKNKTIYG; from the coding sequence ATGATCTTGCAACCCAAGCAAATACAAAAGGTAATTACTCTGGTCACCGAACAGATAGGTGTTGTGAAAGGCATTTATGTCTTTGGGAGTGGCGCAGGGACGGGCTACACCGATGAAAGCGACGTGGATCTGGCGCTATTGCCGCAAAAGCAGATAGCCACGGAGGTACTTTGGGAACTCAAAAATCAGTTGAGCGATTTGGTGCGACGTGAAGTGGACCTGGTGGATTTATCAGTGGCTACCACGGTGCTGGCTATGCAGGTGGTCTCAGGCGGAGTTCGCATTTACTCCTCCGAACCGCTCGCTTCGGAGCGGTATGAGACGCTGATATTTAGTATGTATCTCACCCTCAATGATGACCGTAAAGGAATTCTTGAAGAAATAGAAAAAAACAAGACCATTTATGGATGA
- a CDS encoding DUF86 domain-containing protein: MDDVIQAKVATIEKCLKRIQEEASHDWKNNFTHQDALLLNLERACQAAIDCALHIVRKKHLGLPKITREAFDLLNNAGIIDSPISENMKKMVGFRNLAVHDYATLNLDILEAILTRKLTVFSSFCKTVINLSL; encoded by the coding sequence ATGGATGATGTTATTCAGGCGAAAGTAGCCACAATCGAAAAATGCCTCAAGCGCATTCAAGAAGAGGCATCTCATGACTGGAAAAATAATTTCACCCATCAGGATGCCTTACTTCTGAATCTGGAGCGTGCGTGTCAGGCTGCTATTGATTGTGCTTTGCACATTGTGAGAAAGAAGCATTTGGGCCTACCCAAAATCACCCGTGAAGCATTTGACCTTCTGAATAATGCAGGGATTATCGATTCGCCTATTTCTGAAAATATGAAAAAAATGGTTGGCTTCAGAAATTTGGCAGTACATGATTACGCAACACTCAATCTCGATATTTTGGAAGCCATTTTAACCAGGAAATTGACCGTCTTCTCTTCTTTTTGCAAAACAGTCATCAACCTATCCTTGTAA
- a CDS encoding patatin-like phospholipase family protein: protein MSQKVALVLSSGGARGLAHIGVIEALEEKGYEITSVSGSSMGAVVGAFYACGKLKEYKEWALNLDRYDVFKLIDFTFSVQGFVKGERVFKTLKTIIPDQNIEDMRIPFAALVTDIKAKTQEVFRTGSMYQAIKASVAIPTVIKPVMINGREYIDGGVTNPIPIEHVHRTEGDILVVSNVNAIMPFVKVKEDKVLEAESATYNQKIQAFINGWGKLLPGNTETEKKLGFFDLLNESIDLMQDKLTSLLLEKYKPDLLVNISREACSTFEFYKAKEMIELGKDLFEAAYQAKRRD, encoded by the coding sequence ATGTCTCAGAAAGTAGCGTTAGTACTATCCAGCGGTGGCGCCAGAGGATTGGCCCACATAGGCGTGATCGAAGCCCTGGAGGAAAAAGGTTATGAGATCACGTCAGTTTCTGGTTCCTCGATGGGCGCTGTGGTAGGTGCTTTTTATGCCTGCGGAAAGCTGAAGGAGTATAAAGAGTGGGCCTTGAATCTGGATCGATACGATGTATTCAAGCTGATTGATTTTACCTTTTCGGTGCAGGGATTTGTGAAAGGAGAGCGGGTGTTCAAGACCTTGAAAACCATCATCCCTGATCAGAACATTGAAGACATGCGGATTCCTTTTGCGGCTTTGGTGACAGACATCAAAGCCAAAACCCAGGAGGTATTCAGGACAGGAAGCATGTATCAGGCCATCAAAGCTTCGGTGGCCATTCCTACGGTGATCAAGCCGGTGATGATCAATGGCAGGGAGTATATAGACGGAGGTGTCACCAACCCCATTCCCATAGAGCACGTGCACCGCACTGAAGGAGATATACTGGTGGTGTCCAACGTAAACGCCATTATGCCTTTTGTGAAGGTAAAGGAGGACAAGGTGTTGGAGGCGGAAAGTGCTACCTACAATCAGAAAATCCAGGCCTTTATCAACGGATGGGGTAAGCTCCTGCCGGGCAACACTGAGACGGAGAAAAAACTTGGCTTTTTCGATTTGCTGAATGAATCCATTGACCTGATGCAGGATAAGCTTACCTCCTTGCTGCTGGAAAAATATAAGCCTGACCTGCTGGTGAATATATCCCGTGAGGCTTGTAGTACTTTTGAGTTTTATAAGGCCAAGGAGATGATAGAGCTGGGGAAAGATTTGTTTGAAGCGGCCTATCAGGCAAAGCGGAGAGATTAG
- a CDS encoding AMP nucleosidase codes for MKTKQEIIENWLPRYTGLPLENFGQYILLTNFKNYVTLFAEWNDVEVVGTGHPMQCATADGITIINFGMGSANAATISDLLGAIEPKAVLFLGKCGGLKMKNEVGDLILPIAAIRGEGTSNDYMLPEVPALPAFALQKAISTTIREYGQDYWTGTVYTTNRRVWEHDNKFKKYLKKIRAMAIDMETATIFTTAFANEMPAGALLLVSDIPMIPEGVKTDESDKKVSAQFVEQHLKIGIDSLKQLINNAQTVKHLKF; via the coding sequence ATGAAAACAAAACAGGAGATCATCGAAAACTGGCTACCCAGGTACACAGGTTTGCCTTTGGAAAACTTTGGCCAATACATTCTGCTGACCAATTTTAAAAACTACGTGACGCTCTTTGCTGAGTGGAACGACGTGGAAGTAGTAGGCACTGGGCACCCCATGCAGTGCGCTACAGCAGATGGCATCACCATTATCAACTTTGGAATGGGCTCGGCCAATGCTGCCACCATTTCGGATCTGCTGGGGGCCATTGAGCCCAAGGCGGTTTTGTTTTTGGGGAAATGCGGTGGTCTCAAAATGAAAAATGAAGTGGGAGACCTTATTTTGCCGATTGCCGCCATCAGGGGAGAAGGTACTTCCAATGACTATATGCTACCTGAGGTACCCGCTCTGCCGGCTTTTGCTCTGCAAAAGGCCATCTCTACCACCATCCGGGAGTACGGCCAGGACTACTGGACAGGTACGGTCTACACTACCAACCGTCGGGTGTGGGAGCATGATAACAAGTTCAAAAAATACCTCAAGAAGATTCGTGCCATGGCCATAGACATGGAAACGGCTACCATCTTCACCACGGCTTTTGCCAATGAAATGCCGGCCGGAGCACTGCTGCTGGTATCGGACATCCCCATGATTCCGGAGGGCGTAAAAACGGACGAAAGTGATAAAAAGGTGAGTGCTCAGTTTGTGGAGCAGCACCTGAAGATCGGTATCGATTCACTGAAGCAGTTGATCAATAACGCTCAAACAGTGAAGCACCTGAAGTTCTAA
- a CDS encoding DUF4382 domain-containing protein, whose protein sequence is MKTQFLVSLLAGVLILASCEEGANDSMKSVRGNAAMRIVLVDDPAAYDAVLIDVVGLEYKHELDSIEDEDLEDEEGNSEDQEESESHWVTVEIEPMVFDLLELNNGNEALLADIDIPEGELKEVRLILGANNHLVVDGDTVELKVPSGNSSGLKIKIDADIEEGKEYKLVLDFDASRSIVKAGNSGKYNLKPVIHATLLALDEEDEYGAIEGMIWPDTVSSVVYVIHDEDSVSTIPEETGYFLIELLEEGDYEIVAVPEENSGFNVTTMSGVNVMSGVVSNIDTLTLEHQ, encoded by the coding sequence ATGAAGACTCAATTTCTAGTAAGCCTCCTTGCGGGAGTCTTGATCCTGGCAAGCTGTGAAGAAGGTGCTAATGACTCTATGAAGTCCGTCCGAGGCAATGCCGCTATGCGAATAGTACTGGTGGATGACCCGGCAGCATACGATGCTGTACTGATAGACGTGGTTGGACTGGAGTACAAACATGAACTGGATTCAATAGAGGATGAGGACCTTGAAGATGAAGAAGGAAATTCCGAAGATCAGGAGGAATCAGAAAGTCACTGGGTAACGGTGGAGATAGAGCCCATGGTTTTTGACCTGCTGGAGCTCAACAACGGCAACGAGGCCCTGCTGGCAGACATTGATATTCCTGAAGGCGAACTCAAAGAAGTGCGGCTGATCCTGGGTGCCAATAATCACCTGGTGGTAGATGGGGACACCGTGGAGCTGAAAGTGCCCTCAGGAAACTCCTCAGGGCTCAAGATCAAAATAGATGCAGACATAGAAGAAGGAAAAGAATACAAACTGGTGCTGGACTTTGATGCCTCCAGATCCATTGTAAAAGCCGGCAACTCTGGCAAATACAACCTAAAGCCTGTCATTCATGCCACGCTTCTGGCGCTTGACGAAGAGGATGAGTATGGCGCGATCGAGGGTATGATCTGGCCTGACACAGTTTCTTCCGTAGTTTATGTCATTCACGATGAAGACAGTGTATCCACCATTCCCGAAGAAACGGGTTACTTTTTGATTGAGCTTTTGGAAGAGGGGGATTATGAAATAGTGGCTGTCCCTGAAGAAAACAGTGGATTTAACGTCACTACCATGAGCGGAGTGAATGTAATGAGCGGGGTGGTCAGCAACATAGACACGCTAACACTCGAACATCAATAG
- a CDS encoding TIGR02594 family protein, translating into MSELLKIATSQLGQKEISGPEDNPTIVNYAKEIGLSWINDDETPWCSVFVGWCALKAGLSYSKSALARSWLHIGTPVNVPEPGDVVVFWRESLLGTSGHVGFFMGYSQDLKRIYCLGGNQGNQVSISAQSAERLLGFRRLAKSTIISLPEGVLRKGDTGEKVVQLQDAMKAANYEVGTSDGVFGAKMDAAIKLLQANGGLKADGVYGPKTKNLLNTILNA; encoded by the coding sequence ATGAGTGAATTACTGAAAATCGCCACGTCCCAACTTGGACAAAAAGAGATCTCCGGTCCCGAAGATAATCCTACCATTGTGAACTACGCCAAAGAGATTGGCCTCTCCTGGATCAACGATGATGAGACCCCATGGTGCTCAGTATTCGTGGGATGGTGTGCCCTTAAAGCCGGGCTGAGCTACTCCAAAAGTGCCCTGGCCAGATCATGGCTGCACATAGGTACGCCCGTGAATGTGCCGGAGCCCGGAGATGTTGTGGTCTTCTGGCGGGAGAGTCTGCTGGGCACCAGCGGTCACGTGGGTTTCTTTATGGGCTATTCACAGGATTTGAAACGAATCTATTGCCTTGGCGGAAATCAGGGCAATCAGGTGAGTATATCGGCACAAAGTGCCGAGCGGTTGCTGGGCTTTCGCAGGCTCGCCAAATCCACCATTATCTCTCTTCCGGAGGGTGTGCTGCGCAAAGGAGATACCGGGGAGAAGGTGGTGCAGTTACAGGACGCTATGAAAGCTGCCAACTACGAGGTGGGTACTTCTGATGGGGTATTTGGGGCCAAAATGGATGCTGCCATCAAACTACTGCAAGCCAATGGCGGACTCAAGGCCGATGGTGTGTATGGCCCAAAGACGAAGAATTTATTGAATACCATATTAAACGCCTAG
- a CDS encoding patatin-like phospholipase family protein, translated as MSLLKVLSIDGGGIRGIVPGTIMVEAEREFGIKVADYFDLIAGTSTGGILTCAYLCPSDTDATKPKFTAEEVVGLYFNKGKQIFDDPFMHKLRSIWGIISAKFPERGIDEALKEYFGEVWLSQLLKPTVITSYDITNRNGHFFAQHDAKEKEAYDFLIREVSRATSAAPTYFNCAHVKNKLGDSFTLVDGGVFVNNPAMCAYAEIRDGFKNVDGAPAAAKDMKILSMGTGFTKKHYLYRQARKWGMAQWVRPVIDIMMSGSVEVDDFYLKRIFETTENPAQYMRINSKMPGDVDPEMDNVTPANMAALKKLGEKLFQDNKEALAKWFEL; from the coding sequence ATGAGCCTATTAAAAGTATTGTCCATCGATGGAGGCGGTATCCGCGGGATAGTGCCCGGCACCATCATGGTAGAAGCCGAGAGAGAATTTGGGATCAAAGTAGCCGACTATTTTGACCTCATCGCGGGCACCAGCACCGGAGGGATTCTCACCTGTGCCTACCTCTGCCCATCAGACACGGATGCCACCAAACCCAAATTCACTGCAGAGGAGGTAGTGGGGCTATACTTCAATAAAGGAAAGCAAATATTCGATGACCCTTTCATGCATAAGCTCAGGTCCATTTGGGGGATTATCTCTGCCAAGTTTCCGGAGCGGGGTATCGATGAAGCATTGAAGGAATACTTTGGGGAAGTGTGGCTGAGTCAGCTGCTGAAGCCCACAGTGATTACCTCCTACGATATTACCAATCGCAATGGGCACTTCTTTGCCCAGCATGATGCAAAAGAAAAGGAGGCCTATGACTTCCTGATCAGGGAGGTGTCCAGGGCCACCTCTGCGGCACCCACCTATTTCAATTGTGCCCATGTGAAAAATAAGCTGGGGGATTCATTCACCCTGGTGGATGGGGGTGTATTTGTGAACAATCCGGCCATGTGTGCCTATGCTGAGATCAGAGATGGTTTTAAGAACGTGGATGGAGCGCCCGCTGCTGCCAAAGACATGAAGATCCTTTCGATGGGGACAGGGTTTACCAAAAAACACTATCTGTACCGTCAGGCCAGGAAATGGGGTATGGCTCAGTGGGTGCGGCCGGTTATCGACATCATGATGTCTGGCAGTGTGGAGGTGGACGATTTTTACTTGAAGCGAATATTTGAAACCACTGAGAACCCCGCCCAGTACATGCGGATCAACTCCAAAATGCCCGGAGATGTGGATCCGGAGATGGATAATGTGACCCCAGCCAATATGGCTGCACTGAAGAAGCTGGGAGAAAAGCTCTTTCAGGATAATAAAGAAGCACTGGCTAAGTGGTTTGAGCTTTAA
- a CDS encoding DEAD/DEAH box helicase produces the protein MELKPYQQQVINDLQKYLEYLNTYQNPGKAFNQYWADRVGEYEMTLNGPKGMRPYKDNIPGAAHIAIKVPTAGGKTFMACNALHSISKSMDVTCPKTVVWLVPWSNLLQQTVANLSDPDHPYRKKLNSLFANRIEVFEKDQLLQGTGFNPTSVHDQLNILVFSFSSIRIDKLKKEDRKIFQQNGMLEPFRAFIDDTAVYPDSEDTVTLINVIRSLNPIVVVDESHNAESDLSVEMLKALNPSFVLDLTATPKQNSNIISMVNAVALKKESMVKLPVIVYNHHKKEEVITSALHLRRQLEALAVEEEKETGKYIRPIILFQAQSNIKSKDNTTFDKIKEQLVKLGIDEEEIKIKVSSNDELKGIDLMSKSCKVRYIITVNALKEGWDCPFAYILASLADKSSAVDVEQILGRVLRQPYVVQHKKALLNLSFVLTASSKFNDTLNNIVKGLQDSGFSKDDYRAEELALPPKTEDQVLQEELFGQPQEESKSDEAFDLNQVAFNPDAPADLSEADRSFQTLQEITSKAEADAKEFDQKVKEADTDNETFMLSEMGNEVKKYRIEPAFQELAESIKIPQFFIKEATDEDRANVLFEELVPYDVFLSPNKLLREFKLSNQDTKINFDESSADVYKVDYDEIKNTTTIDKLRDNAKNILIGNILAKPKENQIMEVSKLIVSKLGDMTPLSDQELRKYVGRVFEDLSPEKVRDIINNEYIYIQKIKNKIRELQAAEARRQFDVYLNTNKITTQPRFIFSETILPGKEAPSINKSLYEREGAMGKYEQEVIMEIASLDNVVFWHRNLEKGKGFMLNGFDKNHYPDFIIYTRKGTLILLETKGDYLDNDDSRTKNLLGKKWAEKSGEKYKYFMVFETKEVQDTYTAKNIAGVVREL, from the coding sequence ATGGAGCTCAAACCCTACCAACAGCAAGTCATCAATGATCTTCAGAAATATCTGGAATACCTGAATACTTATCAAAATCCCGGAAAGGCCTTTAATCAGTACTGGGCAGATCGGGTAGGCGAATATGAGATGACCCTCAATGGCCCCAAGGGTATGCGCCCCTACAAGGACAATATTCCCGGAGCCGCACACATTGCCATCAAAGTGCCCACTGCAGGAGGCAAAACTTTTATGGCCTGCAATGCCTTGCATAGCATCAGTAAAAGCATGGACGTGACCTGTCCGAAAACGGTAGTCTGGCTGGTGCCATGGAGCAACCTGCTCCAACAGACCGTAGCAAACCTCTCCGACCCAGACCATCCCTACCGCAAAAAGCTGAACAGCCTGTTTGCAAACCGCATAGAAGTATTCGAAAAGGATCAACTGCTGCAAGGCACGGGGTTTAATCCTACCTCGGTACATGATCAGCTCAATATCCTGGTTTTCAGCTTTAGTAGCATCCGCATAGACAAGCTGAAGAAGGAAGACCGCAAGATTTTTCAGCAGAATGGTATGCTGGAGCCGTTTCGGGCATTCATAGATGATACGGCCGTGTACCCAGATAGTGAAGACACAGTCACCCTTATCAATGTGATCCGCTCTCTCAACCCCATCGTGGTGGTAGATGAAAGTCACAATGCTGAAAGCGACCTGAGTGTGGAAATGCTCAAGGCGCTCAATCCTTCCTTTGTCCTGGACCTCACGGCCACACCCAAGCAAAACAGTAACATCATCAGTATGGTGAATGCCGTAGCGCTGAAGAAAGAAAGCATGGTGAAGCTCCCTGTGATCGTGTATAACCATCATAAAAAGGAGGAAGTGATCACCAGTGCCCTGCATCTGCGCAGGCAGTTGGAGGCTTTGGCCGTGGAGGAGGAAAAGGAAACTGGCAAATACATCCGCCCCATCATCCTCTTTCAGGCCCAAAGCAACATCAAGAGCAAGGACAACACCACCTTCGATAAAATAAAGGAACAGCTGGTGAAACTGGGGATTGATGAAGAAGAGATCAAAATAAAGGTAAGCAGCAATGATGAACTGAAAGGAATCGACCTCATGAGCAAGTCGTGCAAGGTGAGGTACATCATCACTGTGAATGCCTTGAAGGAGGGCTGGGACTGTCCGTTTGCTTATATCCTCGCTTCATTGGCCGACAAGAGCAGTGCGGTGGATGTAGAGCAAATCCTGGGGCGTGTGCTCCGGCAGCCTTATGTGGTGCAGCACAAGAAGGCACTCTTAAACCTTTCGTTTGTACTTACGGCCTCCTCAAAATTCAATGACACGCTCAATAATATTGTAAAAGGATTGCAGGATTCGGGCTTTAGCAAAGACGATTACCGGGCAGAAGAACTGGCACTTCCTCCAAAGACAGAGGATCAGGTCTTGCAAGAGGAATTATTTGGACAACCGCAGGAAGAATCAAAGTCAGATGAGGCATTTGACCTGAATCAGGTTGCCTTCAATCCCGATGCTCCTGCAGATTTGTCCGAAGCGGATCGGTCCTTTCAGACCTTGCAGGAGATTACCTCCAAGGCCGAGGCGGATGCAAAGGAATTTGATCAGAAAGTGAAGGAAGCAGATACCGACAATGAAACCTTTATGCTCTCGGAAATGGGAAACGAAGTGAAGAAATATCGAATAGAACCAGCCTTTCAGGAGTTGGCCGAAAGCATCAAGATTCCTCAGTTTTTTATCAAAGAAGCCACGGATGAGGATCGGGCAAATGTCCTTTTTGAGGAACTGGTTCCTTATGATGTGTTTTTAAGTCCTAATAAATTGCTCAGGGAGTTTAAACTTAGCAACCAGGATACCAAGATTAACTTTGACGAGAGTTCGGCAGATGTCTATAAAGTGGATTATGATGAAATCAAGAATACTACCACCATTGACAAACTGCGAGACAATGCGAAAAACATTTTGATAGGAAACATCCTGGCCAAGCCCAAAGAAAATCAGATTATGGAAGTGAGTAAGCTCATCGTAAGCAAGTTGGGCGATATGACTCCACTTTCGGATCAGGAGTTGCGCAAATACGTGGGTCGTGTGTTCGAAGACTTGAGTCCCGAAAAGGTGAGGGACATTATAAACAATGAATACATCTATATTCAAAAGATCAAAAACAAAATCAGAGAATTACAAGCTGCCGAGGCACGAAGGCAGTTTGATGTCTACCTAAACACGAATAAGATCACCACCCAACCCAGATTTATATTTAGTGAGACGATCCTGCCCGGAAAGGAAGCCCCATCAATCAATAAATCACTTTATGAGCGCGAGGGTGCCATGGGAAAATACGAGCAAGAGGTCATCATGGAGATCGCTTCACTGGACAATGTGGTCTTCTGGCATAGAAATCTGGAAAAAGGGAAAGGCTTTATGCTCAATGGCTTTGACAAAAATCATTATCCTGATTTCATCATATATACCAGGAAGGGCACCCTCATCCTATTGGAGACCAAAGGCGATTATCTGGATAATGATGACAGCAGAACCAAAAATCTGCTAGGAAAAAAGTGGGCCGAGAAATCGGGTGAAAAGTACAAGTACTTCATGGTATTTGAGACTAAAGAGGTCCAGGATACTTATACAGCAAAGAACATAGCCGGAGTGGTGAGGGAGTTATAA